In the genome of Fusarium fujikuroi IMI 58289 draft genome, chromosome FFUJ_chr02, one region contains:
- a CDS encoding probable Metacaspase-1, which produces MSYYPGQGYHGGGGGGGYGYAPPPGPPPPQQEYGGYSGGHSGGQRYPPPSYPPPPGLDAYGYRLPQGQHHYAEHARAGPPPPSTPQQFGHGAPEGYTFQYSNCTGRRKALLIGINYFNQEGELRGCINDVHNVSAFLVERYGYKREDMVILTDDQSNPAMIPTRENMIRAMGWLVSNAQPNDALFLHYSGHGGQVEDLDGDEDDGYDECIYPVDHTEAGPIIDDEIHFRVVKPLVQGVRLTAIFDSCHSATVMDLPYVYSTKGVLKEPNLAKEAASGLFDAFRAYSSGDLAGAAGSVFGLAKTAFRGDDAYEKTKDTRTSPADVIMWSGSKDDQTSADATINAQATGAMSWAFISAIKANPKQSYVELLNSVRDILETKYTQKPQLSSSHPIDTDLLFIM; this is translated from the exons ATGTCCTACTACCCAGGTCAAGGATatcatggaggaggaggcggcggcggttACGGATacgctcctcctcctggacctcctcctccccagcAAGAATACGGCGGTTATTCTGGAGGCCATTCTGGAGGTCAGAGATATCCTCCTCCGTCataccctcctcctcccggCCTTGACGCATACGGCTATCGTCTCCCACAAGGCCAGCACCACTATGCTGAGCACGCTCGAGCCGGCCCACCTCCCCCGTCTACGCCCCAACAGTTCGGTCACGGAGCTCCCGAAGGCTATACTTTCCAATATTCCAACTGTACCGGTCGTCGCAAGGCTCTTTTGATTGGCATCAACTACTTCAATCAGGAGGGAGAGCTTCGAGGTTGTATCAACGATGTCCACAACGTGTCGGCCTTCCTTGTTGAGCGATATGGCTACAAGAGAGAGGACATGGTCATTCTGACCGATGATCAATCCAACCCAGCCATGATTCCTACCCGCGAAAACATGATTCGCGCGATGGGCTGGCTTGTGTCAAACGCTCAACCCAACGATGCTCTGTTCCTCCACTACTCTG GTCATGGTGGTCAGGTTGAAGACttggatggcgatgaagatgacggaTACGACGAGTGCATCTACCCCGTTGACCACACCGAAGCTGGTCCAATcatcgatgatgagatccATTTCCGTGTCGTGAAGCCCTTGGTGCAGGGTGTCCGTCTCACGGCCATTTTTGACTCGTGCCATTCAGCCACGGTCATGGATCTCCCATACGTCTACTCAACAAAGGGTGTTCTCAAAGAACCCAACCTAGCCAAGGAAGCTGCATCAGGCCTCTTCGACGCCTTTAGAGCATACTCTAGTGGAGATCTTGCGGGCGCCGCTGGTTCTGTTTTCGGCTTGGCGAAGACCGCCTTCCGAGGTGACGATGCGTacgagaagaccaaggacaCGCGAACATCGCCAGCCGATGTTATCATGTGGTCAGGAAGCAAAGATGACCAGACATC GGCCGACGCCACGATTAATGCTCAGGCGACAGGCGCCATGTCGTGGGCGTTCATTTCAGCAATCAAGGCAAACCCTAAGCAGAGCTATGTCGAATTGCTCAATAGTGTTCGCGACATTCTGGAGACGAAGTATACCCAGAAGCCACAGCTGTCGAGTAGCCATCCGATCG ACACCGACCTTCTGTTCATTATGTGA
- a CDS encoding related to NPL3-nucleolar protein: protein MSFFKKIAKEFENLGIGDKDEKKQESQQGYPQGQDNNRAYGDGGQQYGAPPPPQQYSSPPPQQYGAPPPQQYGAPPQQYGSPAPQQQYGAPPPQPAYQPPSDRPPLPQGWTAQFDQNQQRWYYVETATGRTQWEAPGQAPPPPPPDSRPPYESQPSDGSRGYPGAPGGYGSPAPGGYSGAPGYGGYASPPPGQGGYGSPAPGGYGSPAPGYGAPSPYGAPSPYGAPSPYGAPGQYGGLAIGAVGGALIANELNDSDSDHEHSAAAAAAPAAAPAPQVVNNYYGAPPEDPYAADPYAQDGPPGVLPPTDADGNSVSSSDREDVQEAREEYEEALAEANDSDASSSDHERLEEAREEYEEAYEEVYEDD, encoded by the exons ATgtctttcttcaagaagatcgcCAAGGAGTTCGAGAACCTTGGTATCGGCGAcaaggacgagaagaagcaggagtCTCAGCAAGGCTATCCCCAGGGCCAGGATA ACAACCGAGCCTACGGTGACGGCGGCCAACAGTACggcgctcctcctcctcctcagcaatacagctctcctcctcctcaacaataCGGAGCTCCTCCCCCTCAGCAGTACGGAGCTCCTCCCCAGCAGTACGGTTCACCTGCTCCCCAGCAACAATACGGTGCTCCTCCCCCTCAACCCGCCTATCAGCCCCCGTCCGACCGCCCTCCTCTGCCCCAAGGTTGGACTGCTCAGTTCGACCAGAACCAGCAGCGATGGTACTATGTTGAGACAGCCACTGGTCGCACTCAGTGGGAGGCTCCTGGTCAGGcacctccccctcctcccccGGATTCTCGTCCTCCGTATGAGTCTCAACCCTCTGACGGATCTCGTGGTTACCCTGGTGCTCCTGGTGGATATGGTTCTCCAGCCCCTGGAGGCTACAGTGGTGCTCCTGGCTATGGCGGCTacgcttctcctcctcctggtcAGGGTGGCTACGGATCTCCTGCTCCAGGTGGTTATGGATCTCCTGCTCCAGGCTATGGTGCCCCCTCTCCTTATGGTGCCCCCTCTCCCTATGGTGCTCCCTCTCCTTATGGAGCCCCCGGTCAATACG GTGGTCTCGCCATCGGTGCTGTTGGCGGTGCCTTGATCGCAAACGAGCTCAAcgacagtgacagtgaccATGAACACTCCGCAgccgccgctgctgctcctgctgctgctcctgctcccCAGGTTGTCAACAACTACTACGGAGCTCCTCCCGAGGATCCCTATGCCGCTGACCCTTATGCGCAAGATGGTCCTCCTGGTGTTCTTCCTCCTACCGATGCTGACGGTAACTCCGTCTCGTCCAGCGACCGAGAAGATGTTCAAGAGGCCCGTGAAGAGTACGAAGAAGCTCTGGCTGAAGCTAATGACTCGGATGCCAGCAGTAGTGATCACGAGAGACTCGAGGAGGCTCGTGAGGAGTACGAAGAGGCCTATGAGGAGGTGTACGAGGATGATTAA
- a CDS encoding related to C2H2 zinc finger protein — MASSPPRQKRRKASCKEFQCTHEGCGRTYSRAEHLQRHQLNHSPKEIYYCDYPDCSFTFVRKDLYARHKLRHERQVQQYGNGRLSQRPQKEFSKLPRQRSERYSFSEDGSAWSDTQDEARETPAKDRQASTTRMSMDASAIDPNNSKEFGVDGGLSRQDSGQQNDLGSASGYYADQRQLESRESSPEKQAISTLPSFRIDQMPPTDMSMPLASPELTTRPERARTQSYAMPNGLSTSNEQIMEEQHFGLSPSSTDEFTTWLFTGQGLGSNYNNFIPGNFGMAGYSNNFGQLCTDYTAQPGLMGGSYVEPINSLWFQSEPMAMATPMVDVSQFGKTGLSEHKRQSLLHYMMQRFNEISLHGSRSAADIKDEIFGSDTDAENHVLSHVNVERYLNSYWDNFHHQLPILHRPTFIPETANDFLLLAVLIMGASMLDKKGASEDSVDKISKFTTFVSWNLRWQVFMHADSHPPAKLWVIQTLLLLEVYEKMNATRVLHERAHIYFPTTLSLMRRGSALTGKQSSYASRVPTPMGSPKIGSSRLFPGPNKPGFNSSPEKWWDHWIAQEATRRAALAAFIIDATHAALFGHTPTLVIHEIKLPLPCDNTLWSSDSPSEIGCVESSLHANGVTPITFLDGLQRTLNGQRVRTSPFGRIALLAALLSVTWQMHQRDLDRSTLGTDTIPGVQERWRPKLLRAFDWWKKDYDDGVAHVKHAAFDWQRLGLSSRGGSDDGDAMETLGTVLYHLGHITVYISMPELCIFAGVPQILGRTVSSVDWRRTEAKIKEWVASPGAIGGVYHALQLIRLILLQEAPRRGVTKDASGMATAFSPSTYPKYDAGSDKLLVRAWALYYASLVLWAYGYVQDGNIEPFPDHLQYPSSSYGIPTMATEASVHSSSAQGTINTPQGSHPEQTPMSSHMDHEALKRDRHEDLRTYLQIMIPPTIDSIKAFHLHQNQAGVVGNRNKIIGLLSVVDDALTNTRWELLSEARNRLKMAASMMQQPREPRM, encoded by the exons atggcttcatcacCCCCGCGCCAGAAACGCCGCAAGGCTTCGTGCAAAGAGTTCCAATGCACCCACGAAGGTTGCGGGAGGACATATTCCCGAGCCGAGCATCTTCAGCGGCATCAACTCAATC ACTCCCCCAAAGAGATCTACTACTGTGACTATCCGGATTGCTCATTTACTTTCGTTAGGAAAGATCTCTATGCGCGTCATAAACTGAGACATGAGAGACAGGTGCAGCAGTATGGAAATGGGCGCCTTTCTCAGAGGCCCCAGAAGGAGTTTTCTAAACTACCGAGGCAGCGGAGTGAGAGGTACTCGTTCAGTGAGGATGGCTCAGCATGGAGTGATACACAAGATGAAGCGAGAGAGACACCAGCAAAAGATCGACAAGCTTCAACAACTCGAATGTCCATGGATGCATCGGCAATTGACCCCAACAACTCGAAAGAATTCGGGGTGGATGGAGGACTATCCCGACAAGACTCTGGCCAGCAAAATGACCTAGGAAGCGCAAGTGGCTACTATGCAGACCAACGACAACTCGAAAGTCGTGAATCCTCGCCAGAAAAGCAGGCCATAAGCACTTTACCGTCCTTCCGGATCGATCAGATGCCTCCTACTGACATGTCCATGCCTCTGGCAAGTCCTGAATTGACTACTCGCCCGGAACGCGCTCGCACACAATCTTATGCCATGCCTAATGGACTATCGACATCTAATGAACAAATCATGGAAGAGCAGCATTTCGGGCTCTCACCATCTAGCACAGATGAATTCACGACGTGGCTCTTCACTGGTCAAGGGCTAGGCTCCAACTACAACAATTTCATACCAGGAAACTTCGGCATGGCAGGATACTCGAACAATTTTGGCCAGCTATGTACGGATTACACGGCTCAACCAGGCTTGATGGGCGGTTCTTATGTCGAACCTATCAACAGCCTGTGGTTCCAGTCTGAACCAATGGCGATGGCTACACCGATGGTCGATGTATCACAATTTGGAAAAACTGGTCTCTCAGAGCACAAGAGGCAATCGCTGCTTCATTATATGATGCAGCGATTCAACGAGATCAGTCTACATGGAAGCAGATCAGCCGCAGatatcaaggatgagatttTTGGCAGCGATACTGATGCTGAGAACCATGTTCTCAGCCACGTCAACGTTGAACGTTATCTCAACTCATACTGGGACAACTTCCACCACCAACTGCCCATCCTCCACCGCCCAACATTCATCCCGGAAACTGCCAATGACTTTTTGTTGCTGGCTGTTCTTATCATGGGAGCCTCGATGCTGGACAAAAAGGGAGCATCTGAAGATTCCGTGGACAAAATTTCAAAATTCACCACGTTCGTCTCCTGGAACCTCCGCTGGCAGGTCTTCATGCATGCGGACTCTCACCCTCCTGCAAAACTCTGGGTCATCCAGACACTCTTACTTCTGGAGGTGTACGAGAAGATGAACGCAACTCGAGTTCTCCACGAGCGTGCCCATATTTACTTCCCTACAACTTTGTCGCTCATGCGTAGAGGAAGTGCCCTCACCGGAAAGCAATCTTCATATGCCTCTCGGGTTCCAACTCCGATGGGTAGTCCTAAGATAGGATCCTCGAGACTATTCCCTGGGCCAAACAAACCAGGCTTCAATTCTTCGCCTGAAAAATGGTGGGACCATTGGATCGCTCAAGAAGCTACGCGCCGAGCCGCCCTTGCTGCGTTCATCATTGATGCTACACATGCCGCTCTCTTTGGGCATACACCGACGCTGGTGATCCATGAGATcaagcttcctcttccttgcgACAACACTCTATGGTCTTCAGACTCACCATCGGAAATTGGTTGCGTTGAGTCGAGTCTCCATGCTAACGGCGTGACACCTATTACTTTCCTTGACGGACTACAACGCACGCTCAATGGGCAAAGAGTAAGAACAAGCCCGTTTGGAAGAATTGCGCTTCTCGCAGCACTTTTATCCGTAACATGGCAAATGCATCAAAGAGATTTGGACCGCTCAACGCTCGGGACCGACACTATACCTGGCGTCCAAGAGCGATGGCGCCCAAAGCTTCTAAGGGCATTTGACTGGTGGAAGAAGGACtacgatgatggtgttgctcATGTCAAACACGCTGCCTTTGATTGGCAGAGATTAGGCTTGAGCAGCAGAGGTGgaagtgatgatggtgatgccaTGGAGACACTTGGCACAGTCCTTTATCATCTTGGTCACATTACTGTTTACATCAGTATGCCAGAGCTCTGTATCTTTGCAGGTGTTCCTCAAATCCTTGGACGCACTGTGTCTTCTGTGGACTGGAGACGAACTGAGGCTAAGATCAAGGAATGGGTCGCATCGCCTGGAGCTATTGGTGGAGTGTATCACGCGCTCCAACTCATCAGGcttattcttcttcaagaagcgCCAAGGAGAGGCGTGACGAAGGATGCTAGTGGTATGGCAACTGCGTTTTCCCCATCTACTTATCCCAAGTACGATGCTGGGAGCGATAAGTTGCTAGTCAGGGCCTGGGCATTATACTACGCTTCTCTCGTATTGTGGGCATATGGATATGTGCAAGATGGAAACATCGAGCCGTTCCCAGATCATCTACAATATCCCTCCAGCAGCTATGGTATACCGACGATGGCCACCGAGGCTAGTGTTCATTCATCCTCAGCTCAAGGCACTATCAACACTCCTCAGGGATCTCATCCAGAGCAGACGCCTATGTCATCGCATATGGACCACGAGGCGTTGAAGCGTGATCGTCATGAGGATCTTCGAACATATCTCCAAATCATGATCCCGCCCACCATCGACTCTATCAAAGCTTTCCACTTGCATCAAAATCAAGCTGGCGTGGTTGGAAACAGGAATAAGATCATTGGTCTACTGAGTGTTGTTGACGATGCACTGACGAACACGCGCTGGGAGCTTTTGTCTGAGGCGAGGAAtaggttgaagatggcagcgTCAATGATGCAACAGCCTCGTGAACCAAGGATGTAA
- a CDS encoding related to integral membrane protein PTH11 — translation MSVPNRGPELQAVCYTLAVSSVIAVALRIYVRVRLVKNFGLDDWFMCSALITFLLFVMSALLGVKHGTGRHRDDLDPHDFQQAMKWWWWCYLWYCLTMISSKISIGYLLLRITTRKLDVWILYGVMAITVCTGVVFFFVTLFQCSPISYFWNQDQSGKCVKPEVIMALTYLYSVFSVISDFTCAILPMFLVFKLNMGRKTKLALIPIMAMACVLVYPPYYKRHELTSYRASAAVVVRFPFVKDFKNPDFLWATIDIAIWSTTEQGLAVTAGSLATLRPLLRLLGRKLGITTSGRSELRDTDQPMGSGGFRPTKGTNGSGNKHRDLFSLATFAREDDLDGNGRDGQAAYAGEHHFQSRSSAEKGASAWRSRDNESEEELTGQLGSDNSRIVKVTTFEVRENRI, via the exons ATGTCTGTCCCCAACAGAGGCCCTGAGCTTCAGGCTGTATGCTATACTCTTGCCGTTTCTTCGGTGATAGCAGTCGCACTACGTATCTATGTGCGCGTGCGCCTGGTCAAAAACTTTGGATTGGATGACTGGTTCATGTGTAGTGCTCTT ATCACATTTCTCCTATTCGTCATGTCGGCCCTACTTGGTGTGAAGCACGGCACAGGTCGACATAGAGACGACCTCGACCCTCATGACTTTCAGCAAGCAATGaaatggtggtggtggtgctacCTATG GTACTGCCTTACGATGATATCTTCAAAGATCTCCATTGGCTACCTACTCCTCCGAATCACGACACGAAAACTCGACGTATGGATCCTCTATGGCGTCATGGCCATAACTGTCTGCACCGgagtcgtcttcttcttcgtcactCTCTTCCAATGCTCGCCGATCTCGTACTTCTGGAACCAAGATCAATCTGGAAAATGCGTCAAGCCTGAGGTCATCATGGCCCTCACTTATCTATACAGTGTGTTCAGTGTTATATCAGACTTCACTTGTGCTATTCTACCAATGTTCTTGGtgttcaagctcaacatgggaaggaagacgaagctgGCTCTGATTCCTATCATGGCTATGGCCTGCGTGTTGGTATACCCTCCTTATTACAAGAGACATGAGCTCACATCTTACAGGGCAAGCGCAGCTGTTGTCGTTCGATTCCCTTTCGTGAAAGATTTCAAGAACCCAGATTTCTTAT GGGCAACAATCGACATCGCCATCTGGTCGACAACGGAACAAGGCCTGGCCGTCACGGCCGGGTCTTTGGCAACGCTGCGGCCTTTGCTTCGATTACTCGGCCGCAAGCTTGGCATAACGACATCGGGGCGGTCTGAATTGCGGGACACTGATCAGCCAATGGGCTCCGGGGGGTTCAGGCCTACAAAGGGTACCAACGGCAGCGGCAATAAGCATCGCGATCTTTTTAGCCTCGCCACATTCGCAAGGGAGGACGACCTGGACGGCAACGGGCGAGACGGCCAGGCAGCTTACGCTGGGGAGCACCATTTCCAGAGTAGATCGTCTGCTGAGAAGGGGGCCTCGGCGTGGAGGTCGAGGGACAATGAGAGCGAGGAGGAGTTGACGGGGCAGCTTGGGAGTGACAATTCGCGGATCGTCAAGGTGACAACCTTTGAGGTTCGTGAGAACAGAATTTGA